Within the Medicago truncatula cultivar Jemalong A17 chromosome 4, MtrunA17r5.0-ANR, whole genome shotgun sequence genome, the region GATTATGTGGGCCCCGTTCCCTCGAGGAGCATCGAAGGGTTAAGACCAAAAAAATTCACTCTTATGAAGTTTAGCTAGATATGAGTCCCTACCCTACCAGTGCCTCTTGATTATGGTTGCCTTCAACTATCCACCAAGGTCTGTTAGAATCAGCATGACTGTTACTTTCTTCCTCAGTAGCAGCAGGAAGATTAAGATCAAGAAAGTCCCTAATCTGTGGAACTTGTTCCTCAAGTACAACTCTACTCTCAGAACCAGTAGCAACAATATGAGATCTTTTATGTCCACCTAAGGCTTGACCAGATTGAAAAACCTTAAAGCAAATTGGACACTCATGATGCCCTTTAATCTTCTTCTTGGAATCTCGAACTGTTTCTCTTTCTCCCATATTTTGAACATATTCAATGTTATCACTTATCTTCATGAGCTTGCTTTCAGTTGTTGGTTCATGATGGGAGAGATCAGTTTCAAATTCAATGCTGTTTTCACTGCTCTCAATCTTAGAAGCAAAACACCCTTTGTTCTTTTTATGACTAGCTCTATGACCTCCAAGAGCTTGATAAGAATGAAAGATTTTGTTACAAGTAGTACACTCAAACTTTCCTCTCTTATTAAAATTCTTGATAAATTCATCTTCATGATCATGATGAGGGTTGTTCACAGAACTCCTTATAGTAGCTGACTTTGATAGAACTGATTCTGTTCCATTGACTCTGCTTTTCCCATTTTCAACTTCTGAATCTTCCAATGTAGACAGATAATCAAGCTCAGATTTTGTGGATTTGAGAAACCCTTTGATGGAAACTCCAGTTTTGATCATCTTGAATCCTTTTTCAGTATCCAAAATCTCTAAACTTTTCCCTTTGAACTTGAAATTCTTGGAAACAGAATTGCCTAACTCATACTTCTTGTTCTCACTTTGCTTCATCAACTTTGCAATATTAGCATCAAATTTAGTAACAAGATTAGTTCGAACGGAAGATCGAGCTTCAAAGTAAACAGAATTATTATCAGAGGATTCAGCAGCAAGATAATGAAGACCACTCCAAGGACTAACATCTCTACTAAGCATAATCAAGCTCATAGCAACTTCTTCTTGCTCATGTTCAACCTCAGAAACAGAAGAAGAAGCTGTTGCAGTAGCTACCATGTTATACCTTGTTCTTGTTCTCTTTGATCTTTTCTTCCTATTTGGAGCAGTGATTTCATTATCAGATTGAACATCTTTAGCATCATTAGTCCATGAATCTTGATCTTCCAAGCTGTTAGAAACTCTTTCTTTCTCTGAATGACACTTCATGTGACCGAACAAAGCTTGCCAAGAGTGAAAACATTTTCCACACTCTTTGCAGAATTTGTCATACACATAACTATCTTCACTTGAATCTGCAATTCTCTTT harbors:
- the LOC25493870 gene encoding zinc finger protein ZAT4, giving the protein MEEDQIQEFKHACKFCSKSFPCGRSLGGHMRSHINNLSAEKAEHKEKQLIFSTKKNDSIGSEAATNGSYGLRENPKKTWRKRIADSSEDSYVYDKFCKECGKCFHSWQALFGHMKCHSEKERVSNSLEDQDSWTNDAKDVQSDNEITAPNRKKRSKRTRTRYNMVATATASSSVSEVEHEQEEVAMSLIMLSRDVSPWSGLHYLAAESSDNNSVYFEARSSVRTNLVTKFDANIAKLMKQSENKKYELGNSVSKNFKFKGKSLEILDTEKGFKMIKTGVSIKGFLKSTKSELDYLSTLEDSEVENGKSRVNGTESVLSKSATIRSSVNNPHHDHEDEFIKNFNKRGKFECTTCNKIFHSYQALGGHRASHKKNKGCFASKIESSENSIEFETDLSHHEPTTESKLMKISDNIEYVQNMGERETVRDSKKKIKGHHECPICFKVFQSGQALGGHKRSHIVATGSESRVVLEEQVPQIRDFLDLNLPAATEEESNSHADSNRPWWIVEGNHNQEALVG